The Clupea harengus chromosome 26, Ch_v2.0.2, whole genome shotgun sequence genome has a segment encoding these proteins:
- the LOC116219845 gene encoding uncharacterized protein LOC116219845, which translates to MMECLWRRLHILLQVSFWVCFVTGSNVEWRRIGEKIEITCSTDKPNQHAVFLYKSYHQRQSLFYLLKEGVPSRTVAYKDKVEVTGFNKLRATISNLTVDDTGVFWCQYLRHVKEISHATENKEGGTLLVVNGPEKVCPTHGPYATTSTEESSQTATLWIVGAVTFCSLVLLVLIILLILVKRCNGKNRCHPQSAVGPPAHCPDSVYEQMRPQRATSMSHSSAQVLNNSAYLLHPNNPHPTTPLQ; encoded by the exons ATGATGGAGTGTCTGTGGCGACGCCTCCACATCCTGCTGCAGGTCTCCTTCTGGGTCTGTTTCGTCACAG GTTCAAATGTAGAATGGAGACGGATTGGGGAAAAGATAGAAATAACTTGCTCCACTGATAAACCAAATCAACATGCAGTGTTTCTTTACAAGAGCTACCACCAACGCCAGTCGCTGTTCTATCTCCTTAAAGAGGGGGTTCCGAGTCGCACGGTAGCCTACAAGGACAAGGTTGAAGTTACAGGCTTCAACAAGCTGAGGGCCACAATTAGCAACCTAACCGTAGATGACACTGGAGTTTTCTGGTGCCAGTACCTGAGACATGTTAAAGAAATAAGCCATGCAACTGAAAACAAAGAGGGTGGAACATTGTTGGTGGTCAATG GCCCGGAGAAGGTGTGCCCCACACATGGGCCATACGCAACCACCAGCACAGAGGAGTCCAGTCAGACGGCCACCTTGTGGATCGTGGGTGCTGTCACTTTCTGCTCACTGGTTCTGCTGGTGCTCATTATCCTGCTCATCTTG GTGAAGAGGTGCAATGGAAAGAACAGGTGTCATCCCCAGTCTGCCGTTGGACCCCCAGCACATTGCCCTGATTCTGTTTATGAGCAGATGAGGCCCCAGAGGGCCACCTCTatgtctcactcctctgcccAGGTACTCAACAACTCTGCCTACTTGCTTCACCCAAATAACCCACATCCTACCACCCCCCTTCAGTAA
- the LOC116219906 gene encoding uncharacterized protein LOC116219906 isoform X1: MMECLWRRLHILLQVSFWVCFVTGSNVEWRRVGEKIVITCSTDKPTQSAVYLYKSYHQRQSVFYLLKEGVPSRTVAYKDKVKVTGFNKLRATISNLTVNDTGVFWCQYLRHDGPTNHETENKEGETLLVVNGPEKVCPTHGPYATTSTEESSQTLWIVGAVTVCSLVLLVLIILLISVKRCCVHNGKYRCHPQSAVGPPAHRSDSVYEQMRPQRATSMSPQRATSMSPQRATSMSHSSARVLINPTY; encoded by the exons ATGATGGAGTGTCTGTGGCGACGCCTCCACATCCTGCTACAGGTCTCCTTCTGGGTCTGTTTCGTCACAG GTTCAAATGTAGAATGGAGACGGGTTGGGGAAAAGATAGTAATAACTTGCTCCACTGATAAACCAACTCAAAGTGCAGTGTATCTTTACAAGAGCTACCACCAAAGGCAGTCGGTGTTCTATCTCCTTAAAGAGGGGGTTCCGAGTCGCACGGTAGCCTACAAGGACAAGGTTAAAGTTACAGGCTTCAACAAGCTGAGAGCCACAATTAGCAACCTAACCGTAAATGACACTGGAGTTTTCTGGTGCCAGTACTTGAGACATGATGGACCAACAAACCATGAAACTGAAAACAAAGAGGGTGAAACATTGTTGGTGGTCAATG GGCCGGAGAAGGTGTGCCCCACACATGGGCCATACGCAACCACCAGCACAGAGGAGTCCAGTCAGACCTTGTGGATCGTGGGTGCTGTCACCGTCTGCTCACTGGTTCTGCTGGTGCTCATTATCCTGCTCATCTCG GTGAAGAGGTGCTGTGTACACAATGGAAAGTACAGGTGTCATCCCCAGTCTGCCGTTGGACCCCCAGCACATCGCTCCGATTCTGTTTATGAGCAGATGAGGCCCCAGAGGGCCACCTCTATGTCTCCACAGAGGGCCACCTCTATGTCTCCACAGAGGGCCACCTCTatgtctcactcctctgcccGGGTACTCATCAACCCTACCTACTAG
- the LOC116219906 gene encoding uncharacterized protein LOC116219906 isoform X2: MMECLWRRLHILLQVSFWVCFVTGSNVEWRRVGEKIVITCSTDKPTQSAVYLYKSYHQRQSVFYLLKEGVPSRTVAYKDKVKVTGFNKLRATISNLTVNDTGVFWCQYLRHDGPTNHETENKEGETLLVVNGPEKVCPTHGPYATTSTEESSQTLWIVGAVTVCSLVLLVLIILLISVKRCCVHNGKYRCHPQSAVGPPAHRSDSVYEQMRPQRATSMSPQRATSMSPQRATSMSHSSARVLINPTY; encoded by the exons GTTCAAATGTAGAATGGAGACGGGTTGGGGAAAAGATAGTAATAACTTGCTCCACTGATAAACCAACTCAAAGTGCAGTGTATCTTTACAAGAGCTACCACCAAAGGCAGTCGGTGTTCTATCTCCTTAAAGAGGGGGTTCCGAGTCGCACGGTAGCCTACAAGGACAAGGTTAAAGTTACAGGCTTCAACAAGCTGAGAGCCACAATTAGCAACCTAACCGTAAATGACACTGGAGTTTTCTGGTGCCAGTACTTGAGACATGATGGACCAACAAACCATGAAACTGAAAACAAAGAGGGTGAAACATTGTTGGTGGTCAATG GGCCGGAGAAGGTGTGCCCCACACATGGGCCATACGCAACCACCAGCACAGAGGAGTCCAGTCAGACCTTGTGGATCGTGGGTGCTGTCACCGTCTGCTCACTGGTTCTGCTGGTGCTCATTATCCTGCTCATCTCG GTGAAGAGGTGCTGTGTACACAATGGAAAGTACAGGTGTCATCCCCAGTCTGCCGTTGGACCCCCAGCACATCGCTCCGATTCTGTTTATGAGCAGATGAGGCCCCAGAGGGCCACCTCTATGTCTCCACAGAGGGCCACCTCTATGTCTCCACAGAGGGCCACCTCTatgtctcactcctctgcccGGGTACTCATCAACCCTACCTACTAG